Within Raphanus sativus cultivar WK10039 unplaced genomic scaffold, ASM80110v3 Scaffold1936, whole genome shotgun sequence, the genomic segment TGTCTCTATTCACTAACACGAAATCAATAGCTTCAAGTTTCACACCTGGTTCTTCTTCAAAAATGACAAGCATattcttctcctttttcttcATGAAAGTTCTTGGTATATGATACCTGTATTATAGATATGTTACCATCACAAATTTTCTCTATCAAGTCACAGGGCACCAGCTCCTCTAGAGAACTTACTCGGATTGAGTTGGCTGTCCAATAGGAGAAAGGAAAGACATCCAGTATCTCCCTATCCCAATCCCATTCACCCAAATCAATCCTTTTCCCATTCCCTTCATTCTAATCGCAACCGTGTTCTCTCCCTCTGGTGTCTCAAAGTAAGTCTGTAAATAATAAatccattatatatatatatatataaagattttatgACAAAAAACATTTAGTTACAAgacaattaatgtttttctAAGTTGATGTGTAGTAGGGTGTGTGTACCTTGTACCACGTAAGAGGCTTGCGTTCACCATTTTTCACCCATTTGACATTCTTGGATCCTTTTTCTGCGTACACCTCTTTCTTTTCACCTTCTAAACCGGCCTTCAAGAACAAACCGGTTTCATTATACATCAACAAACCAAgacattgtctttttttttttttgtaaactaccAAGACATTGTCTTTTGTCACAGATACATTACTATCATTTtgacaatatatattaatatacacGTAACACGTACGTACCAGATGTCCCCAGTGATTATTCTCAGTTAAATCACGCTCTCCCGACTTCAAACCGATGATGGAAGCACCACGTGGACCGGCAAACCTCTTCTCCATGTATGATCCACTGTCctgtaattattattattttaagaaaatccaCATTTGGTGTCACAAGATGATATACACACACTCTCTCAAATATTCTTGAataatgtttccttttttttttttttttgaacaaatgttTCCTATAAATAAATACTCACAGGGAATCCGGTTAGTACACCCAATATAGAAATGTGGTTATCTCCAGGTTTAAGTTTAACCGGTTTTTTGAAAACGAAGCTCTTCATTTCGTGGCTTCCATGCTTATTCCCTACGTATTCTCCATTAACGTAAACGATAGCCGCGTGACCAAGACTCGCTACTCTCAGTATCGTCTTAACACCTTTCTTGTCTGGCAAGTCATCTTCTTTAATCTTTATGCTGTATTCGTATTCATTTATGGAATCAAAAGGCatcgaaataaaataaaataaaaaaaagaaaaatatgttgctTGTGAAAGAAGTTACCTACCTAGTGGTGTACCAAGCATAGTCAGTTTTGTCCTTGGTTAAGAAATAAAGCTCCCCAGGAATCAAGGTATCACCTTTGAGTTTGGAAGGAACATTCTCACTATACATGTCAAATTTTAGACCTTTGCTGTTCTTCTTCGACTTTACAAAATTTCTCCAACTGTGTTGCGCCACTATCTGTTtcacaacaattttttttttaaaatagaatagatTCCTCTGGTTTGTCcctaaaatgtaaaaaaaacttGGACCGGAGATTACCTGCGCAGTGTTGTAGACGACGGTTTTACAGTCAGGTAAGATGCTGATGGAACGAGACGGTAAAACGAACTTCTGACCTTTGAATTTGACAGTGTTAGGTTCTCTTGTGTTGTTGTTCGCTAAGAAAGCCGCACAGACATTTGTCCCTGGCTGCTCGTAGTACCTAACCTGCACAAAACCCCCCAAAACCGGACCGTTGTGATAACCGGATAGAGAGATATTAAATGGGGGTTAAATAGGGTAACCTGACCTCGGTGTCGGGACCAAGTTTCTGGAAACGATGGTGACCCCACAAGAGTGCCTTCTTGCACAATTCAAGTGCTCTGTGCAAATGTCTCAGGTGACCGTATTTGGGATCCTTCTCCATACCTAACCAAAAAAAAGCTTTATGATTATGCTCTAAACCGGCCGGGTTTGCCCTTAATTATATTACCGTATTCGTCAAGTGGGGCATGGTCGTAGTAACGAGTGGTAACGAAATGAGCAGACGTGCGTCCGAAGTTTGTTCCACCATGGTACTGCACACAGAAACAAACAGAGGTGTGTCTCATTCTCGCACACATATATATTCAGGTACACACTTGAGGTTAACGTACGTACCATGTAGTAGTTGACATGAGTTCCATTCTTAGAGAAGAATCTAGAAACTGCGAATGCAATATCCTCCGATCTTCTATTTGTTGGAGGATCCCCAAAAACTCGAAACCTGGAGAAATATATAacagattatatatatagttttgagTCCATGAGAGAGAGATGAACTGAATTGAGAAATGCATGCACGAATACAAACGTACttgttgttacaaaaaaaaagattacaaacGTACTGAGTAGTCCAGTTCTCGGTCCAAAGGGAAGGCATATCGGGT encodes:
- the LOC130504998 gene encoding beta-galactosidase 14-like, whose amino-acid sequence is MKSKTIYLIGFLVLILLCLKAGYAKKEDNDENKKKTNKKGVTYDGTSLIINGKRELLYSGSVHYPRSTPDMWPSIIEKARVGRLNTIQTYVFWNVHEPEQGKWDFKGRFDLVKFIKLIHEKGLYVTIRLGPFIQAEWNHGGLPVWLREVPDVYFRTDNEPFKEHTERYVRKILGILKEEKLFASQGGPIILGQIENEYNAVRLAYKEDGERYIEWAANLVESMNLGIPWVMCKQDNAPGNIINACNGRHCGDTFPGPKRPDMPSLWTENWTTQFRVFGDPPTNRRSEDIAFAVSRFFSKNGTHVNYYMYHGGTNFGRTSAHFVTTRYYDHAPLDEYGMEKDPKYGHLRHLHRALELCKKALLWGHHRFQKLGPDTEVRYYEQPGTNVCAAFLANNNTREPNTVKFKGQKFVLPSRSISILPDCKTVVYNTAQIVAQHSWRNFVKSKKNSKGLKFDMYSENVPSKLKGDTLIPGELYFLTKDKTDYAWYTTSIKIKEDDLPDKKGVKTILRVASLGHAAIVYVNGEYVGNKHGSHEMKSFVFKKPVKLKPGDNHISILGVLTGFPDSGSYMEKRFAGPRGASIIGLKSGERDLTENNHWGHLAGLEGEKKEVYAEKGSKNVKWVKNGERKPLTWYKTYFETPEGENTVAIRMKGMGKGLIWVNGIGIGRYWMSFLSPIGQPTQSEYHIPRTFMKKKEKNMLVIFEEEPGVKLEAIDFVLVNRDTICSFVEENYPASVKYWKREGPNIVPRNKDMRLKSLIKCPPEKQIVSVEFASFGDPTGTCGNFTMGKCSASKSKEVVEKKCLGKSRCSIVVERETFEDKKCPEIVKTLAVQVKCEKKQGNEQKSDDEEEDDDEEEEEKEREGKNQDLKDREKQKQDH